In a single window of the Natronosalvus caseinilyticus genome:
- a CDS encoding neutral/alkaline non-lysosomal ceramidase N-terminal domain-containing protein, whose product MSTTDDDHEWRAGTASEVITPEESMRMAGFGAREEPSEGTLQDLHAKAIALEDENGTRFVAVGVEILAISRPLHAAVTDACEDRYDLPASNLLLNASHTHCGPVYRERKTEVFSLNDEERAQARAYAAYLEETLIDLVGEALATLSPASVTYSHARCGIAMNRRIPLEQGIGFQPYPDGPVDHDVPVLAIESPDDEMLRGILFGYACHPTSLFIREWAGDWAGYAMEHLEEEYPDATAVFVQGCGGDQKAYPQRDLELTKHYGKSLATAVRGALVAKRREVHGPLRCVKEEVDLEFEEPPSREELEAQLESEERYERRHAEHLLAELDEHGELPRTHPYPIQAIGFGGDLTMVALTGEVLVGYSLKLKERLPGSLWVAGYSNNYMTYIPTVDDLFAGGYEADRFVHLTELPAKFDHSVEDRVLSTATALARRVGPPDER is encoded by the coding sequence ATGAGCACGACGGACGACGATCACGAGTGGCGTGCAGGAACCGCAAGCGAGGTCATCACGCCCGAAGAGTCGATGCGAATGGCCGGTTTCGGTGCCCGCGAGGAGCCCTCCGAGGGAACGCTACAGGACCTCCACGCGAAGGCAATCGCCCTCGAGGACGAGAACGGCACGCGGTTCGTCGCCGTCGGAGTCGAGATTCTGGCGATCTCGCGGCCCCTGCACGCGGCGGTCACCGACGCCTGTGAGGACCGGTACGATCTCCCGGCGTCGAACCTCCTGTTGAACGCTTCTCACACGCACTGCGGCCCGGTCTACCGGGAGCGCAAGACCGAGGTCTTCTCGTTGAACGACGAGGAGCGAGCGCAAGCGCGAGCCTACGCCGCGTACCTGGAGGAAACGCTAATCGACCTCGTTGGCGAGGCGCTCGCGACCCTCTCCCCCGCCTCGGTCACGTACAGTCACGCCCGCTGTGGCATCGCGATGAACCGGCGCATTCCGCTCGAGCAGGGGATCGGCTTCCAGCCGTATCCGGACGGACCGGTCGACCACGACGTGCCGGTGCTGGCGATCGAGTCGCCGGACGACGAGATGCTCCGGGGGATCCTCTTCGGCTACGCCTGCCACCCGACGAGCCTGTTCATCCGGGAGTGGGCCGGCGATTGGGCCGGTTACGCCATGGAACACCTCGAGGAGGAGTACCCCGACGCTACCGCCGTCTTCGTCCAGGGATGCGGCGGCGACCAGAAGGCCTACCCCCAGCGCGACCTCGAGTTGACGAAACACTACGGCAAGTCCCTCGCGACGGCCGTCCGCGGCGCGCTCGTCGCGAAGCGCCGGGAGGTTCACGGACCGCTTCGGTGTGTGAAAGAGGAGGTCGACCTCGAGTTCGAAGAACCGCCGTCCAGGGAGGAACTGGAGGCACAACTCGAGTCCGAGGAGCGATACGAGCGCCGCCACGCCGAGCACCTCCTCGCGGAACTCGACGAGCACGGCGAGTTGCCCCGCACCCATCCCTACCCGATCCAGGCCATCGGGTTCGGCGGGGATCTCACGATGGTGGCGCTGACGGGCGAGGTCCTGGTCGGGTACTCGCTGAAGCTCAAAGAGCGGCTACCCGGCTCGCTGTGGGTTGCGGGGTACTCGAACAACTACATGACGTACATTCCGACGGTCGACGACCTCTTCGCCGGCGGCTACGAGGCGGATCGATTCGTTCACCTGACGGAACTGCCCGCGAAGTTCGACCACAGCGTCGAGGATCGCGTGCTCTCGACGGCGACGGCGCTCGCCCGACGCGTCGGGCCGCCGGACGAGCGCTAA
- a CDS encoding amidase yields MASDRRFDPAWKLAERIRNGTVSPTATVDAHLERIDARNDDVNAFITVAADHAREQARAAERALEAGESVGPLHGVPVALKDLTGFREGIRHTFGCRAFADNVATHTADFVRRLEDAGAIVIGKTNTPEFGHKPVTDNLLVGPTATPFDLGRNAGGSSGGSAAAVADGQTAFAQGGDAAGSVRIPAAWCGVYGLKPSFGRIPESARPNAFQYHSPFICKGLLTRSVKDAAIALEAVAGPNAQDPFSLPADDADYVAALDRPIDEWSIAYSPDLGVFPVSQSVRTCLEDALSAFERAGATVDQIDVDMGHSLETLRNRTRFGLMQAFTAKIADSIEDRTGIDFLGEHADDVPEEFRDRIRAGRQFSPVDIGRMNQVRTAMFDGVQTVFEDEGYDLLVTPTLSVPPIRNDSLDDVRVDGEPVDSRADWLLTWPFNMTGHPAASIPAGRVDGLPVGMQLVGPRFGDETVVTASAAFERHRPWMDWYATVEA; encoded by the coding sequence ATGGCCAGTGATCGTCGCTTCGATCCCGCGTGGAAACTCGCGGAACGCATCCGCAACGGAACCGTCAGTCCAACGGCGACCGTCGACGCTCACCTCGAGCGAATCGACGCGCGCAACGACGACGTCAACGCCTTCATCACCGTCGCAGCGGACCACGCCCGCGAGCAGGCACGAGCGGCCGAACGAGCGCTCGAGGCCGGCGAGTCGGTCGGTCCGCTCCACGGGGTACCCGTCGCACTCAAGGACCTCACGGGCTTTCGCGAGGGAATCCGACACACGTTCGGCTGTCGAGCCTTCGCCGACAACGTCGCGACCCACACCGCCGATTTCGTTCGGCGACTCGAGGACGCCGGCGCGATCGTGATCGGCAAGACCAACACGCCCGAGTTCGGCCACAAACCGGTCACCGACAATCTGCTCGTCGGACCGACCGCGACCCCGTTCGACCTCGGTCGAAACGCCGGCGGCTCCTCGGGCGGGAGCGCCGCGGCGGTCGCCGATGGGCAAACCGCGTTCGCCCAGGGCGGCGACGCGGCGGGTTCCGTTCGAATTCCGGCGGCGTGGTGTGGCGTCTACGGGCTGAAACCGTCCTTCGGACGGATCCCAGAATCCGCGCGCCCGAACGCGTTCCAGTACCACTCGCCATTTATCTGCAAGGGCCTTCTGACGCGATCGGTCAAGGACGCGGCGATCGCCCTCGAGGCCGTGGCGGGGCCGAACGCTCAGGATCCGTTCTCCTTGCCCGCTGACGACGCCGACTACGTCGCTGCTCTCGACCGACCGATCGACGAGTGGTCGATCGCCTACAGCCCCGATCTCGGGGTGTTCCCCGTCTCGCAGTCGGTCCGGACCTGTCTCGAAGACGCGCTCTCCGCGTTCGAGCGAGCAGGCGCGACCGTCGACCAGATCGACGTCGACATGGGCCACTCCCTCGAGACGCTCCGGAATCGCACACGTTTCGGACTGATGCAGGCGTTCACCGCGAAGATCGCCGACTCGATCGAGGATCGTACCGGCATCGACTTCCTCGGCGAGCACGCCGACGACGTTCCCGAGGAGTTCCGCGATCGGATTCGGGCGGGTCGGCAGTTCTCTCCCGTCGATATCGGTCGGATGAACCAGGTGCGGACGGCGATGTTCGACGGCGTGCAGACCGTCTTCGAAGACGAGGGCTACGATCTTCTCGTGACGCCGACGTTGTCCGTTCCACCGATCCGAAACGATTCGCTCGACGACGTTCGCGTCGACGGCGAACCCGTCGATTCACGGGCGGACTGGCTATTGACGTGGCCGTTCAACATGACCGGTCACCCCGCCGCGTCGATTCCGGCAGGACGAGTGGACGGGCTCCCGGTCGGGATGCAACTCGTCGGCCCGCGTTTCGGCGACGAAACCGTGGTCACGGCGAGCGCGGCGTTCGAACGCCACCGGCCCTGGATGGACTGGTACGCGACGGTGGAAGCGTAG
- a CDS encoding alpha/beta fold hydrolase: MDSDQHDEQRAEKNGSRWPIGRRGFVVSAAAGVLGLGATKLALDTQRDDPTADLDDTTADWYGEEDSEGGRERRREYLEKLIPLLHLDADDDPISDPRLSREHPNWRAWLDDTGELPPDYERLPATAGLPDPLRRGEGGYADLIDTIDGWERQRERIGDAIQHWFYGSMPPAPDDMQVTELRTLTVADGTATQQGVRLEFGPDDEATMTVQVMVPEEREGPFPVFMTQWNHREWAYRALERGYIGVVYAGADARDDTGDYGAHYPDHDFQVLARRAWGAQRVVDYLLTLEDVDEDRIGLTGFSRNGKQALIAAAFDDRISAVAPAGSGTGGALPARFDRDNYFSGHMGYHACVRRSWFHPRWRFFIGRENRLPVDANSLVSMVAPRACMIDVSMKDLNSNAWAIERVYKSALPVYELYDAEDALAVHYRQTGHEMPLADVEAIVDFFDYAFDREEDDQTVDDYVNPSRFNHEFSFDEWSKTSAAGIDLESFPERGIDDLLVDENGTTITTTVDWEAKKPALRETIRWSFGDQPPRDGAVVGRPDETDTIGKVEQSPSDVDGPHVQSDLFYPRSQAEEDDDASETDANTFAEKELPAIVWLHPYSYGGGYGTGGGFREPLEFATDRGFAFASLDQIGFGTRTIDGQDFYDRYPDWSTMGKMVADTQVVVDRLIEHDSIDSDQIYLVGYSLGATVGLYTAALDERIRGVASVCGFSPFRLSDPEKERANAVIGRHSHIHGHHPRLGLFRDEPNRMPFDFHEVLGLVAPRPLLAWAPELDWDHPQEDVVRCVEEARAVYDLYGAVDALELRTPYDINSFDYHEARLRAAGHSNPPPRARRETVFDWVAEDLP; this comes from the coding sequence ATGGATAGCGATCAGCACGACGAGCAACGAGCGGAGAAAAATGGCTCACGGTGGCCTATTGGACGTCGGGGGTTCGTGGTCAGTGCCGCGGCCGGGGTACTCGGACTCGGGGCGACGAAACTCGCACTCGATACCCAACGGGACGACCCGACCGCCGATCTCGACGACACGACTGCCGACTGGTATGGAGAAGAAGATAGCGAGGGCGGGCGGGAACGCCGTCGAGAATACCTGGAGAAGCTGATTCCGCTCCTCCACCTCGACGCCGATGACGATCCAATCTCCGATCCACGACTCTCGAGGGAACATCCTAACTGGCGGGCGTGGCTCGACGATACCGGGGAATTGCCGCCGGACTACGAACGGCTTCCCGCGACTGCTGGTCTTCCCGACCCACTTCGTCGAGGCGAAGGCGGATACGCTGACCTGATCGACACCATCGACGGCTGGGAACGCCAGCGCGAGCGCATCGGCGATGCGATTCAACACTGGTTCTACGGGAGCATGCCTCCTGCTCCGGACGACATGCAGGTGACCGAGCTCCGCACGCTGACCGTGGCCGACGGGACGGCGACCCAACAGGGGGTCCGTCTGGAGTTCGGCCCCGACGACGAGGCGACGATGACCGTCCAGGTCATGGTACCGGAGGAGAGGGAAGGGCCGTTCCCGGTATTCATGACGCAGTGGAACCACCGCGAGTGGGCATACCGTGCGCTCGAACGCGGCTACATCGGCGTCGTCTACGCGGGCGCCGACGCGAGGGACGACACTGGCGATTACGGAGCGCACTATCCGGACCACGACTTTCAGGTTCTGGCGCGTCGGGCGTGGGGAGCCCAGCGAGTCGTCGATTATCTCCTCACGCTCGAGGACGTCGACGAGGATCGAATCGGACTCACGGGCTTCTCTCGAAACGGAAAACAGGCGCTGATCGCGGCCGCGTTTGACGATCGGATAAGCGCGGTCGCGCCCGCCGGATCCGGAACCGGCGGCGCCCTGCCAGCCCGGTTCGATCGAGATAACTACTTCTCGGGGCACATGGGCTACCACGCCTGCGTCCGACGAAGCTGGTTCCATCCGCGCTGGCGATTCTTCATCGGGCGGGAAAATCGTCTCCCGGTCGACGCGAACTCGCTCGTGTCGATGGTCGCCCCGCGAGCGTGCATGATCGACGTCTCGATGAAGGACCTCAACTCCAACGCGTGGGCCATAGAACGAGTGTACAAATCTGCACTCCCCGTTTACGAACTCTACGACGCCGAAGACGCCCTCGCGGTCCATTACCGCCAGACCGGTCACGAAATGCCACTCGCCGACGTCGAAGCGATCGTCGACTTCTTCGACTACGCGTTCGATCGGGAAGAAGACGACCAGACCGTCGACGACTACGTGAATCCATCGCGGTTCAACCACGAGTTCTCGTTCGACGAGTGGTCGAAGACGTCCGCGGCGGGAATCGATCTCGAATCGTTCCCCGAGCGGGGAATCGACGATTTGCTCGTCGACGAGAACGGAACGACGATCACGACGACGGTGGACTGGGAGGCGAAGAAGCCCGCCCTTCGCGAGACGATCCGGTGGAGTTTCGGCGACCAACCGCCGCGAGACGGAGCGGTCGTCGGTCGACCCGACGAGACGGACACCATCGGCAAAGTGGAACAGTCGCCATCCGACGTCGACGGTCCGCACGTCCAGAGCGACCTCTTCTATCCGCGGAGCCAGGCGGAAGAAGATGACGACGCGAGTGAGACGGATGCCAATACGTTCGCCGAGAAGGAACTGCCCGCGATCGTCTGGCTCCACCCCTACTCCTACGGTGGCGGGTACGGGACGGGCGGAGGGTTCCGAGAACCACTCGAGTTCGCGACCGATCGCGGCTTCGCGTTCGCTTCGTTAGATCAGATCGGATTCGGGACGCGGACGATTGACGGCCAGGACTTCTACGATCGATACCCGGACTGGTCAACGATGGGGAAGATGGTAGCGGATACGCAGGTCGTCGTCGACCGGTTGATCGAACACGACTCGATCGACTCGGATCAGATCTACCTCGTCGGCTACTCGCTGGGCGCCACCGTCGGGTTGTACACAGCCGCTCTCGACGAACGGATCCGGGGCGTCGCCTCGGTCTGCGGGTTCTCCCCGTTCCGACTGAGCGATCCGGAGAAAGAGCGGGCCAACGCAGTGATCGGTCGCCACTCCCACATCCACGGCCACCACCCGCGACTCGGGCTGTTCCGAGACGAGCCCAACAGAATGCCGTTCGACTTCCACGAGGTCCTGGGTCTCGTCGCCCCTCGACCGCTGTTGGCGTGGGCACCGGAACTCGACTGGGATCACCCTCAAGAGGACGTCGTCCGATGCGTGGAGGAGGCGCGAGCCGTGTACGACCTGTACGGGGCCGTCGACGCACTCGAGCTACGTACGCCCTACGACATCAACAGCTTCGACTATCACGAGGCCCGGCTCCGTGCGGCCGGCCACAGCAATCCGCCGCCACGGGCCCGTCGAGAGACGGTCTTCGACTGGGTCGCCGAGGACCTCCCGTAG
- a CDS encoding ABC transporter substrate-binding protein, whose amino-acid sequence MGKRSSRNLTSRRYVLALTAGATAGLAGCTGGDGGNGGNGGNGGNGGNGGNGGNGGNGDNRTLTRIGGTTLPDEYNFNPLGEQFPSRLADFTNDRQTIVYNNGNVETPALESWNWDLDSLVLTKTLRDDLVFWNGDQYTAEDLYTWEEVNRLMSPDGSQYENIELVDDLTIEYTYKEPKNPALIETTDLGGVSGNLDSLTAETWQPHLEALQDASTDEERDAASAEVLDKKIDIDQYMNEGLGTGSFELVDWSTQGVTLEPVDHHRWSEDIQIEQYEELVAGGAAQDELISNEKVDFASVAMEQKYREVLPDHYQDLAKYASKFMYSMTINWNHTEALQDRAVRRAITAVINTQDVVTNFETGLPIDVHTGIEQEWNNTYLGDDLDNFIDYAPQDSDHELADQFLEAGGYSREDGTVYNPDGEELDPILMPIGTDYFFNVPGQTVHAQLEEYGFPVVFEGQEQNQVSERFNQTMDWGLTPYSHYAADYQHPVGFFRYNHSFGLRLVSQIATGGTSAANDTIQQWLDDGRTHSPYNGKPLVWEIPTEIGQLDLSGDTEEINLVETVNEIMVTDDVEWTNEQIKKLCWMWNFHMPEIDLLYRQSGRWANTRDFDWSVDEKWRLETNNALYPLIKNGTVGYP is encoded by the coding sequence ATGGGCAAGCGTAGCAGCAGGAATCTGACCAGTCGGCGGTACGTCCTCGCCCTGACAGCGGGCGCGACGGCCGGTCTCGCCGGTTGTACGGGCGGCGACGGCGGGAACGGTGGTAACGGCGGGAACGGTGGTAATGGCGGGAACGGTGGTAATGGAGGAAATGGGGGCAACGGCGACAATCGGACGCTAACTCGAATTGGCGGCACGACGCTTCCCGACGAGTACAACTTCAACCCGCTCGGTGAGCAGTTCCCCTCCCGGTTAGCCGATTTCACCAACGATCGGCAAACGATCGTCTACAACAACGGGAACGTCGAGACGCCCGCACTCGAGTCCTGGAACTGGGACCTCGATAGTCTGGTACTGACGAAGACGCTCCGCGACGACCTCGTCTTCTGGAACGGCGACCAGTACACTGCAGAGGACCTGTACACCTGGGAAGAAGTGAATCGGTTGATGTCACCCGACGGAAGCCAGTACGAGAACATCGAACTGGTCGACGACCTGACGATCGAGTACACTTACAAGGAGCCCAAGAATCCTGCGCTCATCGAGACGACCGACCTGGGTGGCGTGAGTGGAAACCTGGACTCCCTGACTGCGGAGACGTGGCAACCTCACCTCGAGGCACTGCAGGACGCGTCGACGGACGAGGAACGTGATGCGGCCTCTGCTGAGGTTCTCGACAAGAAAATCGATATCGACCAGTACATGAACGAAGGGCTCGGCACGGGGTCGTTCGAACTCGTCGACTGGTCCACCCAGGGTGTCACGCTCGAACCCGTCGACCACCACCGCTGGTCCGAAGACATCCAGATCGAACAGTACGAGGAACTCGTCGCTGGGGGTGCCGCCCAGGACGAGTTAATATCGAACGAAAAGGTCGACTTCGCGTCCGTCGCGATGGAACAGAAGTATCGGGAAGTACTCCCCGACCACTACCAGGACCTCGCGAAGTACGCCTCGAAGTTCATGTACTCGATGACGATCAACTGGAACCACACCGAGGCACTCCAGGACCGTGCCGTTCGCCGCGCGATAACGGCAGTCATCAATACGCAAGACGTCGTCACGAACTTCGAGACCGGACTGCCGATCGACGTCCACACGGGCATCGAACAGGAGTGGAACAATACGTACCTCGGCGACGACCTGGACAACTTCATCGACTACGCACCCCAGGACTCCGACCACGAACTCGCAGACCAGTTCCTCGAGGCCGGCGGCTACTCGCGCGAAGACGGGACGGTTTACAATCCGGACGGCGAAGAGCTCGACCCGATCCTGATGCCCATCGGGACGGATTACTTCTTCAACGTCCCAGGACAGACCGTCCACGCCCAGCTCGAGGAGTACGGCTTCCCCGTCGTGTTCGAGGGCCAGGAGCAGAACCAGGTGTCCGAGCGGTTCAACCAGACGATGGACTGGGGGCTCACGCCGTACAGCCACTACGCAGCGGACTACCAGCACCCGGTCGGGTTCTTCCGGTACAACCACTCGTTCGGCCTTCGTCTCGTGTCACAGATCGCAACCGGTGGAACCAGCGCTGCGAACGATACGATCCAGCAGTGGCTCGACGACGGCCGCACGCACTCGCCGTACAACGGGAAGCCGCTCGTCTGGGAGATCCCAACCGAAATCGGTCAACTCGACCTCTCCGGCGACACCGAGGAGATCAATCTGGTCGAAACGGTCAACGAGATTATGGTTACGGACGACGTCGAGTGGACCAACGAACAGATCAAAAAGCTGTGCTGGATGTGGAACTTCCACATGCCAGAAATCGACCTGCTCTACCGTCAGTCCGGTCGCTGGGCTAACACGCGCGACTTCGACTGGTCGGTCGACGAGAAGTGGCGTCTCGAAACCAACAACGCGCTGTACCCCCTCATCAAGAACGGCACCGTCGGGTACCCATAA
- a CDS encoding ABC transporter ATP-binding protein — protein MTTSSNSWGRETLIEVRNASVTFDMERGTSKVMDDVTMDIHRNEILGIVGESGSGKSMFASALLDAVVNPGRLTGEVIYHPPDGDPFDVRDLDEEELRKFRWEEVSMVFQGAMDSFNPTMSIGGHFTETLRAHNRNVEEGMAYGRELLTDLYLDPDRVLDSYPHELSGGMQQRALIALSLLLEPSVLVMDEPTAALDLLMQRSITNLLAKIHDEYEITMIFITHDLPLVADLADRLAVMYAFQFVEVGPCYDILKDAAHPYTRALLKAVPNLSSALEDMQPIEGDSPDPVNVPKGCSYHIRCPLADEQCVAVDPELEPVSGDHEVACFHWEDAREQITYTLSDQKQEVTFDEP, from the coding sequence GTGACAACCTCGTCAAACTCCTGGGGGAGGGAGACGCTGATCGAAGTCCGCAACGCATCCGTCACGTTCGACATGGAGCGGGGGACGTCGAAAGTGATGGACGACGTGACGATGGATATCCACCGGAACGAAATCCTGGGGATCGTGGGCGAGAGTGGCAGCGGCAAATCCATGTTCGCGTCGGCGCTCCTGGATGCAGTCGTCAACCCTGGCCGGTTGACCGGCGAGGTAATCTACCACCCTCCAGACGGCGATCCGTTCGACGTCCGTGACCTCGACGAAGAGGAACTCCGAAAGTTCCGGTGGGAGGAGGTCTCGATGGTGTTTCAGGGGGCGATGGACTCGTTCAACCCCACGATGTCGATCGGCGGCCACTTCACGGAGACGCTTCGGGCCCACAACCGTAACGTCGAGGAGGGAATGGCCTACGGCCGGGAGCTGCTCACGGACCTGTATCTCGATCCCGATCGCGTTCTCGACTCATACCCCCACGAACTCAGCGGCGGCATGCAACAGCGGGCACTGATTGCGCTCAGTCTGTTGCTCGAGCCGAGCGTCCTCGTGATGGACGAACCGACTGCGGCACTCGACTTACTCATGCAGCGTTCGATCACGAACCTGCTGGCGAAAATCCACGACGAGTACGAGATCACGATGATCTTCATCACGCACGATTTGCCGCTCGTCGCGGATCTGGCCGATCGCCTCGCCGTGATGTACGCGTTCCAGTTCGTGGAAGTGGGTCCGTGTTACGACATCCTGAAAGACGCCGCCCACCCCTACACTCGAGCGCTGTTGAAGGCCGTTCCAAACCTGTCGTCAGCCCTGGAAGATATGCAGCCGATCGAGGGTGACAGTCCCGACCCGGTCAACGTGCCGAAGGGGTGTTCCTATCACATTCGCTGTCCGCTCGCAGACGAGCAGTGTGTGGCGGTCGATCCGGAACTCGAACCGGTGAGCGGCGACCACGAGGTCGCCTGTTTCCACTGGGAGGACGCTCGAGAGCAGATCACCTATACCCTGAGCGACCAGAAACAGGAGGTGACGTTCGATGAGCCGTAG
- a CDS encoding ABC transporter ATP-binding protein gives MSRSSEPVVTLDDVGVEFSSTSLMQTLRRKEAEVVRAVDGVSLDIHENEVIVLVGESGCGKTTLGKTAVGLQRPSDGSVRYRGQDIWDAKDGRGDVDIPFADIRRSLQIIHQDPGSSLNPNRTILSSLSVPLKKWYPNLSVDDREERIYKLLDYVGMKPASSYASRYPHQLSGGEQQRVALGRALLMNPDVILADEAVSALDVSLRIEMMDLMHDLQREVNTSYLFISHDLANAYYFAEKVGGRIGIMYLGNLVEIGDAEEIIRNPKHPYTKILRWATPVMDPDAAREGTKELPMRKIDIPDPKHPPSGCRFHTRCPKAREVCTTQVPQLTPADESGRSDVACFRSERNHEYWNSEPLPE, from the coding sequence ATGAGCCGTAGTTCCGAACCGGTCGTCACGCTGGACGACGTCGGTGTCGAGTTCTCGAGTACGTCGCTGATGCAGACCCTTCGACGGAAGGAGGCGGAGGTCGTCAGGGCGGTCGATGGGGTTTCCCTCGACATTCACGAGAACGAGGTGATCGTTCTCGTCGGTGAGAGCGGGTGCGGAAAGACCACGCTGGGGAAGACGGCCGTCGGCCTGCAGCGACCCTCCGACGGTTCGGTACGGTACCGCGGACAGGACATCTGGGACGCCAAAGACGGAAGGGGTGACGTGGACATCCCGTTCGCGGACATCCGTCGATCGCTCCAGATCATCCATCAGGATCCGGGGAGTTCACTGAACCCCAACCGAACTATCCTCAGCAGTCTGTCGGTGCCGCTGAAGAAGTGGTATCCAAACTTGAGCGTCGACGATCGAGAGGAGCGTATCTACAAACTGCTCGATTACGTCGGGATGAAACCGGCGTCGTCGTACGCGTCGCGGTATCCACATCAGCTAAGCGGTGGTGAACAACAACGGGTCGCCCTGGGCCGTGCACTCCTGATGAACCCGGACGTAATTTTGGCTGACGAGGCCGTCAGTGCCCTCGACGTCTCGCTGCGGATAGAGATGATGGACCTCATGCACGACCTGCAACGAGAGGTCAACACGTCCTACCTCTTCATTTCCCACGACCTCGCGAACGCGTACTACTTCGCGGAGAAGGTCGGCGGCCGTATCGGGATTATGTACCTCGGGAACCTAGTCGAGATCGGCGACGCCGAGGAGATCATCCGGAATCCGAAGCACCCCTACACGAAGATTCTTCGGTGGGCGACGCCGGTCATGGATCCGGACGCGGCGAGAGAAGGGACGAAAGAACTTCCAATGCGAAAGATCGACATTCCGGATCCGAAGCACCCGCCGAGCGGGTGCCGGTTCCACACCCGGTGTCCGAAGGCTCGAGAGGTGTGTACGACCCAGGTTCCACAGTTGACGCCAGCCGACGAAAGCGGCCGTTCGGACGTCGCGTGCTTCCGGTCTGAGCGGAACCACGAGTACTGGAACAGCGAACCGCTTCCGGAGTGA
- a CDS encoding ABC transporter permease: protein MIQDALQQGQDVNIEQINRMIELRTNIDPEQPILEAYAEYMVNIVVYQDFGESLWRGEPVFDILFRAMPWSIFVSIYGLLIGFSANIVLGALMAYKEGSRFDNVASIGATFLNSVPYYVGAILMLSFLGFKFGWFPTRGRYDPSTTAGFNIPFMLSVLHHSALPIASSIIVGFGGSALAMRGNCIRVMGENYLRVARLRGLSDNRIAIRYVGRNAILPLYTSFMIGIAAIFSSSIIMEQIYTYPGIGWYTYEALSQRDYPLLMGLLIFFSTITITGIMIADLTYGLIDPRAGTNDKESY from the coding sequence ATGATACAGGATGCTCTTCAACAGGGCCAGGACGTAAACATCGAACAGATCAACCGAATGATCGAATTGCGAACGAACATCGACCCGGAACAGCCGATTCTCGAAGCCTACGCCGAGTACATGGTTAACATCGTCGTCTACCAGGACTTCGGCGAATCCCTCTGGCGTGGCGAGCCAGTTTTCGATATTCTCTTTCGAGCAATGCCGTGGTCGATCTTCGTGAGTATCTACGGGCTCTTGATCGGATTTAGCGCGAACATCGTCCTGGGCGCGCTCATGGCCTACAAAGAGGGGTCCCGGTTCGACAACGTCGCCTCGATCGGTGCGACGTTCCTCAACTCGGTTCCGTACTACGTTGGGGCGATCCTGATGCTCTCGTTTCTCGGCTTCAAGTTCGGCTGGTTCCCGACCAGAGGTCGATACGATCCCTCCACGACGGCGGGGTTCAACATCCCCTTCATGCTGAGCGTGTTGCATCACTCTGCACTCCCCATCGCCTCGAGTATCATCGTCGGATTCGGCGGGTCAGCACTGGCGATGCGGGGGAACTGTATCCGCGTCATGGGGGAGAACTACCTCCGAGTAGCCCGACTCCGTGGCCTGAGTGACAATCGGATCGCGATCCGCTACGTCGGCAGAAATGCAATACTCCCCCTGTACACGAGCTTCATGATTGGCATCGCAGCGATCTTCAGCAGTTCGATCATCATGGAACAGATCTACACGTATCCCGGAATCGGATGGTACACTTACGAGGCGCTCTCTCAGCGAGATTATCCACTTTTGATGGGACTGCTCATATTCTTCTCGACGATCACCATCACCGGAATCATGATCGCCGACCTGACGTACGGGCTGATCGATCCACGGGCCGGAACGAACGACAAAGAGTCATACTGA